One genomic window of Bacillus mycoides includes the following:
- a CDS encoding iron-hydroxamate ABC transporter substrate-binding protein — protein sequence MKKLFISLTVLFVLVMSACSNGSTDKKNDAKSKKSETITYQSENGKVEVPANPQRVVVLSSFAGNVMSLGVNLVGVDSWSKQNPRFDSKLKNVAEVSDENVEKIAELNPDLIIGLSNIKNVDKLKKIAPTVTYTYGKVDYLTQHLEIGKLLNKEKEAKTWVDDFKKRAQTAGKDIKAKIGEDATVSVVENFNKQLYVYGENWGRGTEILYQEMKLKMPEKVKEKALKEGYYALSTEVLPEFAGDYLIVSKNKDTDNSFQETESYKNIPAVKNNRVYEANMMEFYFNDPLTLDFQLDFFKKSFLGQ from the coding sequence ATGAAAAAATTATTTATTTCACTAACAGTTCTGTTCGTCCTTGTTATGAGTGCTTGTAGCAATGGTTCAACAGACAAGAAGAACGACGCAAAAAGTAAAAAATCAGAAACAATTACATACCAATCAGAAAATGGTAAAGTAGAAGTTCCAGCAAATCCACAACGTGTTGTTGTCTTATCATCATTCGCTGGTAACGTAATGTCATTAGGTGTAAACCTTGTTGGGGTAGACTCATGGTCTAAACAAAACCCACGTTTCGATAGCAAACTGAAGAATGTCGCTGAAGTATCAGATGAGAATGTTGAAAAAATTGCTGAATTAAATCCAGATTTAATCATTGGGTTATCAAACATTAAAAATGTTGATAAGTTAAAGAAAATCGCTCCTACTGTAACATACACTTACGGAAAAGTTGATTACTTAACACAACACTTAGAAATCGGTAAATTATTAAATAAAGAAAAAGAAGCAAAAACTTGGGTTGATGATTTCAAGAAACGCGCACAAACAGCTGGAAAAGACATTAAAGCGAAGATCGGTGAAGATGCAACAGTTTCTGTTGTTGAAAACTTCAACAAACAGCTTTACGTATACGGCGAAAACTGGGGCCGTGGAACAGAAATTCTTTACCAAGAAATGAAATTAAAAATGCCTGAAAAAGTAAAAGAAAAAGCTTTAAAAGAAGGATACTACGCATTATCTACTGAGGTATTACCTGAGTTCGCTGGTGATTACTTAATCGTAAGTAAAAACAAAGATACTGATAACTCATTCCAAGAGACAGAATCATATAAAAACATTCCAGCAGTAAAAAATAATCGTGTATATGAAGCAAACATGATGGAATTCTATTTCAATGATCCACTTACATTAGATTTCCAACTAGACTTCTTCAAGAAGAGCTTTCTTGGTCAATAA
- a CDS encoding L-fuculose-phosphate aldolase: MLLQKEREEIVAYGKKMISSGLTKGTGGNISIFNREQGLVAISPSGLDYYETTPEDVVILNLDGEVIEGERKPSSELDMHLIYYRNREDINALVHTHSPYAKTIASLGWELPAVSYLIAFAGPNVRCASYETFGTKQLAEAAFEGMIDRRAVLLANHGLMAGANNIKMAFTIAEEIEFCAQIYYQTKSIGEPKLLPEDEMENLAKKFEGYGQQ; the protein is encoded by the coding sequence ATGTTACTGCAAAAAGAAAGAGAAGAAATTGTAGCGTACGGAAAGAAAATGATTTCTAGTGGTTTAACAAAGGGGACTGGCGGTAATATTAGTATTTTTAATCGTGAACAAGGTCTTGTTGCAATTAGCCCAAGCGGTTTAGATTATTATGAAACGACGCCTGAAGATGTAGTTATATTGAATTTAGATGGTGAAGTGATAGAGGGAGAGAGAAAACCATCAAGTGAATTAGATATGCATCTTATCTATTATAGAAATCGTGAAGATATAAATGCGCTTGTACATACACATTCTCCTTATGCGAAGACAATCGCATCATTAGGATGGGAACTTCCTGCTGTGTCATATTTAATTGCTTTTGCAGGTCCGAATGTCCGCTGTGCATCGTATGAAACGTTTGGTACGAAGCAATTAGCAGAGGCTGCTTTTGAAGGAATGATTGATCGTCGTGCAGTTTTGCTTGCGAACCATGGTTTAATGGCTGGAGCGAATAATATAAAAATGGCGTTTACTATTGCAGAAGAAATAGAGTTTTGTGCTCAAATTTATTATCAAACGAAAAGTATCGGAGAACCGAAATTACTGCCAGAAGACGAGATGGAGAATTTGGCGAAGAAGTTTGAAGGGTATGGGCAGCAGTAG
- a CDS encoding FecCD family ABC transporter permease has product MMQSILKKQRLIILALLILTITTIVIGMGLGSAALSYDRLIPTLMGQGTFKEEFVLYSLRLPRIVITLLAGMALALSGAVLQGITRNDLAEPGILGINAGAGVAVSVFFLYFPIDVGSFLYLLPVVGFIGAFLTAVLIYVFSYSKSTGLQPIRLTLTGIGFSFALSGIMIVLISSADRMKVDFIAKWIAGNIWGDDWTFVLAMLPWLIVLIPFVFYKANRLNILALNEPVAIGVGIEIEKERRYLLIAAVALAAAAVSVTGGISFIGLMAPHIAKSLVGPRHQIFMPIAVLIGGWLLLFADTIGRNIVEPNGIPAGIVVALIGAPYFMYLLLKKA; this is encoded by the coding sequence ATGATGCAATCTATTCTAAAGAAACAACGCCTTATCATACTTGCATTACTTATACTTACCATCACAACAATTGTAATTGGAATGGGACTCGGTTCTGCCGCTCTCTCCTATGACAGATTAATCCCAACACTTATGGGACAAGGTACATTTAAAGAAGAATTCGTTTTATATTCTTTAAGGCTACCTAGAATCGTCATTACATTATTAGCTGGTATGGCACTCGCTTTATCAGGTGCTGTATTACAAGGTATTACCCGAAACGATTTAGCTGAACCTGGTATTCTCGGCATTAACGCTGGTGCTGGTGTTGCAGTTTCTGTTTTCTTTCTATACTTCCCGATAGACGTAGGTTCATTCCTTTACCTACTACCAGTTGTTGGATTTATCGGTGCGTTTCTAACAGCTGTTCTAATTTACGTATTTTCATATAGTAAATCCACCGGCCTTCAGCCAATACGATTAACATTAACCGGCATCGGTTTTTCATTTGCACTATCTGGAATAATGATTGTCCTTATTTCATCCGCTGATCGTATGAAAGTGGACTTTATCGCCAAATGGATTGCCGGAAACATTTGGGGAGATGACTGGACATTTGTTTTAGCAATGCTTCCTTGGCTAATCGTATTAATCCCATTTGTCTTCTATAAAGCAAATCGATTAAATATACTAGCATTAAACGAGCCAGTAGCAATCGGTGTTGGAATTGAAATTGAAAAAGAGCGAAGATACTTATTAATCGCAGCCGTTGCACTTGCTGCCGCTGCTGTTTCTGTAACAGGTGGCATTAGCTTTATTGGACTAATGGCTCCTCACATCGCGAAATCTTTAGTAGGTCCAAGGCATCAAATCTTCATGCCAATCGCTGTTTTAATTGGTGGATGGCTATTACTATTTGCAGACACAATCGGACGAAATATCGTTGAACCTAACGGTATTCCCGCTGGTATTGTCGTTGCTTTAATTGGTGCACCTTACTTTATGTATTTGTTGCTCAAGAAAGCATAA
- a CDS encoding FecCD family ABC transporter permease translates to MKRKDVKLMKKEQDNLRSNAFTYKLILSIIAFFLIFIFAMVLGAADTSIKDVWLALTSSAKGDKLSILREIRLPREVAAIFVGAGLAVSGAIMQGLTRNPLADPGLLGLTGGANAALALTLAFNPSISYLYLTLACFIGAAIGAIMVFGIGMVKKGGLSPLRIVLAGAAVSAFLLAISEGVGIYFKISQDVSMWTAGGVIGTSWSQLKIIIPVISISIFIAILLAKKLTVLSFSEEVAVGLGQKIIVIKTILFIIIILLAGASVALVGNMAFIGLMIPHMVRPIVGPDYRFVIPMSAIAGASFMLLADTIGRTINAPYETPVAAIVAIVGLPFFLFIVRKGGRTFS, encoded by the coding sequence ATGAAAAGAAAAGATGTGAAACTGATGAAAAAAGAGCAAGACAACCTACGTTCCAACGCTTTTACATACAAATTAATTTTGAGTATCATTGCATTCTTTCTTATTTTTATATTTGCAATGGTGTTAGGCGCTGCAGATACTTCTATAAAAGACGTATGGTTAGCACTTACTTCCTCTGCTAAAGGAGATAAGCTATCCATCCTGCGTGAAATACGTTTACCACGTGAAGTTGCTGCTATTTTTGTAGGAGCTGGACTCGCTGTTTCTGGTGCAATTATGCAAGGATTAACTCGAAACCCACTTGCCGATCCGGGATTACTAGGCTTAACTGGCGGTGCAAATGCTGCACTTGCACTAACACTTGCCTTCAATCCTTCTATAAGCTACCTTTACTTAACACTAGCTTGCTTTATCGGCGCTGCAATTGGCGCTATTATGGTATTCGGAATTGGCATGGTGAAAAAGGGCGGACTTTCTCCCCTTCGAATTGTATTAGCCGGTGCTGCTGTTTCAGCATTTCTACTCGCAATTTCAGAAGGAGTCGGCATTTACTTTAAAATTTCACAAGATGTATCAATGTGGACGGCTGGGGGCGTAATTGGAACGAGTTGGAGTCAATTAAAAATTATTATTCCGGTTATTTCAATAAGTATATTTATCGCTATCTTACTTGCAAAGAAATTAACAGTTCTTAGTTTCAGTGAAGAAGTTGCCGTTGGACTCGGTCAAAAAATTATCGTCATTAAAACAATTTTATTTATCATTATTATCTTGCTTGCAGGTGCTTCTGTAGCGCTTGTCGGAAACATGGCATTTATCGGCTTAATGATACCTCATATGGTTCGTCCAATCGTTGGACCAGACTACCGTTTTGTTATACCGATGTCAGCGATCGCTGGTGCTTCCTTTATGCTGCTCGCAGATACAATCGGACGTACAATTAACGCTCCGTATGAAACACCAGTTGCTGCAATCGTCGCAATTGTAGGATTACCATTCTTCCTATTCATTGTACGTAAAGGAGGAAGAACTTTCTCATGA
- the mtnK gene encoding S-methyl-5-thioribose kinase, which produces MSKFTKYFLMEAKDVITYVQEKLPKFEHVKGLKCKEIGDGNLNYVFRVWDEQKNISVIVKQAGDTARISDEFKLSTNRIRIESDVLRLEGELASGLVPNVYLFDSVMNCCVMEDLSDHTILRTALINHQMFPKLADDLTTFMVNTLLLTSDVVMNHKEKKELVKNYINPELCEITEDLVYSEPFTNHNKRNELFQLNEGWIREHIYSDKELRMEVAKLKFSFMTNAQALLHGDLHTGSVFVKSDSTKVIDPEFAFYGPMGYDVGNIMANLMFAWVNADAVMQSGIEKDTYMNWIESTMIDVIDLFKKKFLDAWDIHVTEIMAKEEGFNRVYLQSVLEDTAAVTGLELIRRIVGLAKVKDMTCIENDAERARAERICLQVAKKFILQANQYKTGSSFVETLKKQSMHSAK; this is translated from the coding sequence ATGTCTAAGTTCACGAAGTATTTTTTAATGGAAGCTAAAGATGTGATTACATATGTGCAAGAGAAATTACCCAAGTTCGAACATGTAAAGGGGCTAAAGTGTAAAGAAATAGGTGATGGTAATTTAAATTATGTGTTCCGCGTTTGGGATGAACAGAAGAACATTTCTGTCATTGTAAAGCAAGCTGGGGATACAGCGCGTATTTCAGATGAGTTTAAGTTGTCGACGAATCGAATCCGTATAGAATCAGATGTTTTGCGATTAGAAGGAGAGTTAGCATCTGGACTCGTGCCAAATGTATATTTGTTTGATAGTGTGATGAATTGTTGCGTGATGGAAGATTTATCAGATCACACAATATTGCGCACAGCACTCATAAATCATCAAATGTTTCCGAAGCTTGCTGATGATTTAACTACTTTTATGGTAAACACTCTTCTATTAACATCAGATGTTGTAATGAATCATAAAGAGAAGAAGGAACTCGTGAAGAATTATATAAATCCTGAGTTATGTGAGATTACAGAGGACCTCGTATATTCAGAGCCATTCACAAACCATAATAAACGCAACGAATTGTTTCAATTAAATGAAGGTTGGATTAGGGAGCATATTTATAGTGATAAAGAGCTTCGTATGGAAGTAGCAAAACTTAAGTTTTCGTTTATGACGAATGCACAAGCGCTACTTCATGGTGATTTACATACTGGTTCTGTTTTTGTAAAAAGTGATTCTACAAAGGTTATTGATCCTGAATTTGCTTTTTATGGACCTATGGGATATGACGTTGGAAATATAATGGCAAATTTAATGTTTGCATGGGTGAATGCAGATGCAGTGATGCAATCTGGTATTGAGAAAGATACATATATGAACTGGATAGAATCTACCATGATAGATGTAATTGATTTATTTAAGAAGAAGTTTTTAGATGCTTGGGATATTCATGTGACAGAGATTATGGCGAAGGAAGAAGGCTTTAACCGAGTTTATTTACAATCTGTATTAGAGGATACAGCTGCAGTGACGGGTCTTGAGTTAATTCGTCGTATTGTTGGTCTAGCGAAGGTAAAGGATATGACTTGTATTGAGAATGACGCAGAGCGTGCTAGAGCGGAGCGAATTTGTCTTCAAGTAGCGAAGAAGTTTATTTTACAAGCGAATCAATATAAAACAGGTAGCAGCTTTGTAGAAACGTTAAAAAAACAGTCAATGCATAGTGCGAAATAA
- a CDS encoding NAD(P)/FAD-dependent oxidoreductase, protein MNQEELFDVTVIGGGPAGLYSAFYSGLREMKTKIIEFQPQLGGKIHVYPEKMIWDIGGLLPVTGEKLIEQLVQQGLTFQPEVVLNTKIESIIRNQDGIFTLKTSSGEEHFSKTVIVATGSGILNPQKLSIEGAERFEVSNLNYTVKSLKRFKDKTVIISGGGNSAIDWANELEPIAKKVYLTYRKEELSGHEAQVKQLMNSSAECFFNTSITKLIAGDNHEAIEHVELTNHETGEVSHLPVEEVIINHGYERDITLLENSELDVAIVDNYFIAGNANSESSVDGLYAAGDILKHEGKLHLIAGAFQDAGNAVNKAKQFIQPDASEYGMVSSHNEVFKKRNRELIKQMMK, encoded by the coding sequence ATGAATCAAGAAGAATTGTTTGATGTAACCGTGATAGGCGGAGGGCCTGCGGGGCTTTATTCAGCTTTTTATAGTGGACTAAGAGAAATGAAAACGAAAATAATAGAATTTCAACCACAGTTAGGTGGAAAAATACATGTTTATCCGGAGAAAATGATTTGGGATATTGGCGGATTATTACCGGTTACTGGTGAGAAATTAATTGAGCAACTTGTACAACAAGGATTAACATTTCAGCCTGAAGTTGTATTGAATACAAAAATAGAATCAATTATTCGTAATCAGGATGGCATTTTTACGTTGAAAACAAGCTCTGGGGAAGAACATTTTTCAAAAACAGTGATCGTCGCAACTGGTAGTGGTATATTGAATCCACAAAAGTTATCAATTGAGGGTGCGGAGAGATTCGAAGTCTCAAATTTAAATTATACAGTTAAATCGTTAAAACGTTTCAAAGATAAAACGGTAATTATTTCAGGCGGAGGGAACTCTGCAATTGATTGGGCGAATGAATTAGAACCAATCGCGAAAAAAGTTTATTTAACATATAGAAAAGAAGAATTATCTGGTCATGAAGCACAAGTAAAACAACTTATGAACAGTTCAGCGGAATGTTTCTTTAATACATCGATTACAAAATTAATTGCCGGTGATAACCATGAAGCGATTGAACATGTAGAATTAACGAATCATGAAACTGGAGAGGTTTCGCATTTACCTGTTGAAGAAGTTATTATTAATCATGGATATGAACGTGACATTACATTATTGGAAAATAGTGAGCTAGATGTCGCAATTGTGGATAATTACTTTATCGCTGGGAATGCAAATAGTGAGTCCTCGGTAGATGGATTATATGCCGCTGGAGATATTTTAAAGCATGAAGGGAAATTACATTTAATTGCAGGGGCGTTCCAAGATGCTGGAAATGCTGTGAATAAAGCGAAACAATTTATTCAACCAGATGCAAGTGAGTACGGAATGGTTTCTTCGCATAATGAAGTATTTAAGAAGAGAAATCGAGAATTGATTAAGCAGATGATGAAATAA
- a CDS encoding helix-turn-helix domain-containing protein, whose translation MNTLYITIEEAAEYLKLPKSYVEDLIQQKKVRALFDGEQYLINKEQFNTHLEQMEKYKQLVEEILNEPIPEDMDVKDED comes from the coding sequence ATGAACACATTGTATATAACAATAGAAGAGGCTGCGGAGTATTTGAAATTACCAAAATCGTATGTTGAAGACTTAATTCAGCAAAAGAAAGTGCGTGCACTGTTTGATGGAGAGCAATATTTAATAAACAAGGAACAGTTTAATACACATTTAGAACAAATGGAGAAATATAAGCAGTTAGTGGAAGAAATATTAAACGAACCAATTCCAGAAGATATGGATGTTAAAGACGAAGATTAA
- a CDS encoding S-adenosylmethionine decarboxylase related protein codes for MEQFPNAFSITLLGSAGGAAKAVLAILNQAVVNEKDPIYEVIKNVNFHLVDIKQKDKSYYEELFPNLKEQFFLYEINLQDVVKFKQHLKEKRTKVVIDVSGADTIRVLSCCNDLGICYINSALENEAVDQDDSLLGFQLTERYTRFEKEKETFTNTRAIIGSGMNPGVVQWMVVELMKERPNEKPRACYIVEHDNSFLGDKGLIKPHTLYASWAVERFLDEAIWSYPMYMSHHRPLYFYEDVYASEYKVKLGEKEFYGCLMPHEEVLILGKSFNMEVGFLYRINEYTTNLIRQNLDKVEDLWDWNRKVFNPAEDDIIGEDLVGVLLVYEHNETYMYNVMNSSQVFQKYKTNATYFQVGCGIYAGLCSLLLDTFGQGAYYVEELLLNTESKYGEYLNLYMKDFVVGHNNFTDGLLNDRVRWI; via the coding sequence GTGGAGCAGTTTCCAAATGCGTTTTCGATTACATTACTTGGCAGTGCTGGTGGAGCAGCAAAAGCAGTGTTAGCAATTTTGAATCAAGCGGTAGTAAATGAAAAAGATCCAATTTATGAAGTTATAAAGAATGTGAACTTCCATTTGGTGGATATAAAACAAAAAGATAAAAGTTATTATGAGGAGTTGTTTCCAAATCTGAAAGAGCAATTTTTTTTATATGAAATAAATCTTCAAGATGTAGTCAAATTTAAACAACATTTAAAAGAAAAAAGAACGAAGGTTGTTATTGATGTTTCAGGTGCAGATACGATTAGGGTACTGAGTTGTTGTAATGACCTTGGCATTTGTTATATTAATTCGGCTTTGGAAAATGAGGCGGTAGATCAAGACGATAGTTTACTTGGCTTTCAGCTTACGGAAAGGTATACGAGGTTTGAGAAGGAGAAAGAAACATTTACAAATACAAGAGCGATTATAGGCTCAGGTATGAATCCGGGTGTTGTTCAATGGATGGTTGTTGAACTTATGAAAGAACGTCCAAATGAAAAACCGCGAGCATGCTATATTGTAGAACATGATAATTCATTTTTGGGTGATAAAGGGCTAATAAAACCTCATACACTTTATGCATCATGGGCAGTAGAACGTTTTCTTGATGAAGCGATATGGAGTTATCCTATGTATATGAGTCATCATCGTCCACTTTATTTTTATGAGGATGTATATGCTTCAGAGTATAAAGTAAAGTTAGGTGAAAAAGAATTTTATGGTTGCTTAATGCCGCATGAAGAAGTTTTAATTTTGGGGAAATCCTTTAATATGGAAGTGGGTTTTCTTTATCGGATCAATGAGTATACAACAAACTTAATTAGACAGAACTTAGATAAAGTGGAAGATTTATGGGATTGGAATCGTAAAGTCTTTAATCCAGCAGAAGATGATATTATAGGAGAAGATTTAGTCGGTGTGTTACTCGTTTATGAACATAACGAGACATACATGTATAATGTAATGAATAGTAGCCAAGTTTTTCAAAAATATAAAACAAATGCGACGTACTTTCAAGTAGGGTGTGGAATTTATGCTGGCTTATGTAGTTTACTGTTAGATACTTTTGGACAAGGTGCTTATTATGTAGAAGAATTATTATTAAATACTGAAAGTAAGTATGGGGAATATTTAAATTTATATATGAAGGATTTTGTAGTAGGACATAATAATTTTACAGATGGATTGCTAAATGATAGGGTAAGATGGATATAA
- the mtnA gene encoding S-methyl-5-thioribose-1-phosphate isomerase, producing MTEQLIPIQWKDDALVLLDQTVLPNEVVYESFKTAEGVWDAIQVMKVRGAPAIGVSAAYGVYLGVNEVTKSSAEEFISEVKKVCAYLATSRPTAVNLFWALERMESVAKENAHLSIAQLKDRLLEEAKEIHREDEEINRQIGEHALTLFHDGMGVLTHCNAGALATTKYGTATAPMYLAKEKGWDLKIYSDETRPRLQGSTLTALELQRAGIDVTVITDNMAAMVMSQGKIDAVIVGCDRVAANGDVANKIGTLGVSILAKYYNIPFYVAAPTPTIDLKTLTGKEIPIEERDASEVINRFGQYSAPQESKVYNPAFDVTPSDNVTAIITEKGIVKAPFTENLKKLFQ from the coding sequence ATGACAGAGCAATTAATACCAATTCAGTGGAAAGATGATGCTTTAGTGTTATTGGATCAAACGGTATTACCGAACGAAGTAGTCTATGAATCTTTTAAAACGGCTGAGGGTGTGTGGGATGCGATTCAAGTAATGAAAGTACGAGGAGCGCCGGCAATAGGTGTTTCAGCAGCCTACGGTGTGTATTTAGGGGTAAATGAAGTTACTAAAAGTTCGGCGGAAGAATTCATATCGGAAGTAAAAAAGGTATGTGCATACTTAGCGACATCAAGACCGACGGCAGTAAATTTATTTTGGGCGCTTGAAAGAATGGAAAGTGTAGCGAAAGAGAATGCTCACTTATCAATTGCGCAGTTGAAAGATAGATTATTAGAAGAAGCAAAAGAGATTCATAGAGAAGATGAAGAAATTAACCGTCAAATTGGAGAACATGCATTAACATTATTTCATGATGGCATGGGGGTATTAACGCATTGTAATGCAGGTGCGTTAGCAACGACTAAGTATGGTACTGCGACAGCTCCAATGTACTTAGCGAAAGAAAAAGGATGGGACTTAAAAATCTATTCGGATGAAACACGCCCTAGATTACAAGGTTCAACGTTAACAGCATTAGAACTGCAGCGAGCGGGAATTGATGTAACGGTCATTACAGATAATATGGCAGCAATGGTCATGTCACAAGGGAAAATTGATGCAGTAATCGTTGGATGTGATCGTGTAGCAGCAAATGGGGATGTAGCAAATAAAATTGGAACATTAGGTGTGTCGATTTTGGCTAAATATTATAACATTCCGTTTTATGTAGCAGCACCAACGCCGACAATTGATTTGAAAACACTGACAGGAAAAGAAATTCCAATTGAAGAAAGGGATGCTTCTGAAGTGATTAATCGTTTCGGACAATACTCTGCTCCGCAAGAAAGTAAAGTATACAATCCGGCATTTGATGTCACGCCATCTGACAATGTAACAGCGATTATTACGGAAAAAGGAATTGTGAAAGCACCGTTTACGGAGAATTTAAAAAAGCTATTTCAATAA